One stretch of Lysobacterales bacterium DNA includes these proteins:
- the mutM gene encoding bifunctional DNA-formamidopyrimidine glycosylase/DNA-(apurinic or apyrimidinic site) lyase: protein MPELPEVETTRRGIAPHVQGRIVVRAVLRRPDLRWPIPPEIRRRFVGARILGTERRAKYLLLHSEPGAAILHLGMSGSLRVLDVGTPVRAHDHVDLVLDSGRLLRFNDPRRFGCLLWQPAGSTHELLRQLGPEPLGDDFDGDYLFARSRGRSAAVKAFLMDQRIVVGVGNIYVAEALFAAGVRPMRAAGKVTRREYADIAAAIRRILAHAIERGGTTLRDFLKPDGEPGYFEQELFVYGREGEACRHCGTPITARRDAQRSSFYCRVCQR, encoded by the coding sequence ATGCCGGAACTGCCCGAAGTCGAAACCACGCGCCGCGGCATCGCGCCGCATGTGCAAGGTCGGATCGTGGTGCGCGCGGTGCTGCGCCGCCCGGACCTGCGCTGGCCGATCCCGCCGGAGATCCGCCGCCGCTTCGTCGGCGCGCGCATCCTCGGCACCGAACGCCGCGCCAAGTACCTGCTGCTGCACAGCGAACCGGGCGCGGCGATCCTGCACCTCGGCATGTCCGGCTCGTTGCGCGTGCTCGATGTCGGCACCCCGGTGCGCGCCCACGACCATGTCGATCTGGTGCTCGACAGCGGTCGCCTGCTGCGCTTCAACGATCCGCGCCGCTTCGGCTGTTTGCTCTGGCAGCCGGCGGGCAGCACGCACGAACTGCTGCGGCAACTCGGCCCGGAACCGCTCGGTGACGATTTCGATGGCGACTATCTGTTCGCGCGCTCACGCGGGCGCAGTGCCGCGGTCAAGGCCTTCCTGATGGACCAGCGCATCGTCGTCGGGGTCGGCAACATCTACGTCGCCGAAGCCCTGTTCGCCGCCGGCGTGCGGCCGATGCGCGCCGCCGGCAAGGTCACGCGCCGCGAATACGCCGACATTGCCGCGGCCATCCGCCGCATCCTCGCCCACGCCATCGAACGCGGCGGCACCACCCTGCGCGATTTCCTGAAACCCGATGGCGAACCCGGGTACTTCGAGCAGGAGTTGTTCGTCTACGGCCGCGAGGGCGAAGCCTGCAGACACTGCGGCACCCCAATCACTGCCCGCCGCGACGCCCAGCGCTCGAGCTTCTACTGCCGCGTGTGTCAGCGCTGA
- a CDS encoding DMT family transporter: protein MALHQASGRWQIGLPLAITTAVFWATLPIAIRLVIERVDVWTLIWARFVAATLMLALWFALRGGYGQFRNLPRSSFWLMPLAAVMLIGNFVGYTVGLDYTTPANAQLLIQAAPLLMAIGGIVVFRERFNALQWAGVAAVALGLGLFALDQSRHASVPQRQYLIGAAIVLASAVVWAVYALAQKQLLHHLGSGATMLSIYAISALLLTPFAHPSQLSGLDWLHGLALGYCLINTVAAYGAFAEALAHWEASRVGVVLALTPLLTVAAVALAHHLNPALVPPETITTLGYVGAAVVVIGSGLASLSRRG, encoded by the coding sequence ATGGCGCTGCATCAAGCTTCGGGCCGCTGGCAGATCGGCCTGCCACTGGCCATCACCACCGCCGTGTTCTGGGCCACGCTGCCGATCGCGATCCGGCTGGTGATCGAGCGCGTCGACGTCTGGACCCTGATCTGGGCGCGCTTCGTCGCCGCCACGCTGATGCTGGCGCTGTGGTTCGCGCTGCGCGGCGGCTATGGCCAGTTTCGCAACTTGCCGCGCAGCAGTTTCTGGCTGATGCCGCTGGCAGCGGTGATGCTGATCGGCAACTTCGTCGGCTATACCGTCGGGCTCGACTACACCACGCCGGCCAACGCGCAGCTGCTGATCCAGGCCGCTCCGCTGTTGATGGCGATCGGCGGCATCGTCGTGTTCCGTGAGCGCTTCAATGCGCTGCAATGGGCTGGCGTGGCTGCGGTCGCGCTCGGGCTTGGCCTGTTTGCACTCGACCAGTCGCGGCATGCCTCGGTGCCGCAGCGGCAGTACCTGATCGGCGCGGCGATCGTGCTGGCGTCGGCGGTGGTGTGGGCGGTGTATGCGCTGGCGCAGAAGCAGCTGCTGCATCATCTCGGTTCGGGCGCGACCATGCTCTCGATCTACGCGATCTCGGCGCTGCTGCTGACGCCGTTTGCGCATCCTTCGCAGCTGTCCGGTCTCGATTGGCTGCACGGGCTTGCGCTCGGCTACTGCCTGATCAACACCGTTGCCGCCTACGGCGCCTTTGCCGAAGCGCTCGCCCACTGGGAAGCCTCGCGCGTCGGCGTGGTGCTGGCGCTGACGCCGTTGCTCACCGTGGCCGCAGTCGCACTCGCGCATCACCTGAACCCGGCGCTGGTGCCGCCGGAAACCATCACCACCCTCGGCTACGTCGGCGCCGCCGTGGTCGTGATCGGCTCAGGCCTGGCCAGCCTGTCGCGGCGCGGATAG
- the recD gene encoding exodeoxyribonuclease V subunit alpha — MMHLDLQPPAGTRFESEWRDFDRLLYRWALAIGATPALARCAARLGLAESQGHTALPLDEVALDACRESTLVGDGRVPTPFVLDGEGRFYFWRGHADECAVAAALTERCQPAPTPLADGGALAIEALFAATDRTRTRAQQQAVQAALRERLVVLTGAPGTGKTTTVLRMLLALQRRAPAPLTIRLAAPTGKAAQRLQQAIERGRRELAAQLDGSWSGALATLADVSAQTLHRLLEFDPRHGRWRRDREQPLAADVVVIDEASMLDLAQMRALLAALPGTTRLILVGDADQLASVAAGAVLTDVVQALAEAGAPSLVRLDTVFRATPGLSVGNAAIRSGDIAALRSACGGGGIEQVAVHHPRELRRLLLEWADQLAALLDARDVHAGHDAERAAATLQALQQRQLLCALRESAQGVLAVNALLQAQLAPRFAQDAGPWFPGRIVMVTRNDEAHGLFNGDVGVALPDCDGRLLVWFEGRGDEPARAFVPALLPAHEPAFAITIHKSQGSEYERVAVLLAATPSSPILSRQLLYTAASRARQALSLWASDEVLAAALARPVERSGGLQTKLREALGKRS; from the coding sequence ATGATGCACCTCGATCTCCAACCACCCGCCGGTACGCGCTTCGAATCCGAGTGGCGCGACTTCGACCGGCTGCTGTATCGCTGGGCGCTGGCGATCGGTGCAACGCCGGCGCTGGCGCGCTGCGCGGCGCGCCTTGGCCTCGCCGAGAGCCAGGGCCATACCGCGCTGCCGCTCGATGAGGTCGCGCTCGACGCTTGCCGCGAATCGACCCTGGTCGGCGACGGTCGGGTGCCAACACCCTTCGTGCTCGATGGCGAGGGGCGCTTCTATTTCTGGCGCGGCCACGCCGACGAATGCGCCGTCGCCGCGGCACTGACCGAGCGCTGTCAACCCGCACCGACGCCGCTTGCTGACGGCGGCGCGCTCGCCATCGAGGCGCTGTTCGCGGCGACGGATCGAACGCGCACGCGGGCACAGCAGCAAGCGGTGCAGGCCGCGCTGCGCGAGCGACTGGTGGTGCTGACCGGCGCTCCCGGCACCGGCAAGACCACCACGGTCTTGCGCATGCTGCTGGCGCTGCAACGGCGCGCACCGGCGCCGCTCACGATCCGCCTCGCGGCCCCGACCGGCAAGGCCGCGCAGCGCCTGCAACAGGCGATCGAGCGCGGCCGCCGCGAGCTCGCCGCGCAACTCGACGGCTCGTGGAGCGGGGCACTGGCAACGCTCGCCGACGTCTCCGCGCAGACCCTGCATCGCCTGCTCGAGTTCGACCCGCGTCACGGCCGCTGGCGGCGCGATCGCGAACAACCCTTGGCCGCGGACGTGGTCGTGATCGACGAAGCTTCGATGCTCGATCTGGCGCAGATGAGGGCGCTGCTCGCGGCGCTGCCAGGCACGACGCGGCTGATCCTGGTCGGCGATGCCGACCAGCTCGCCTCGGTCGCCGCCGGCGCGGTGCTGACCGACGTGGTGCAGGCGCTGGCCGAAGCCGGGGCGCCGTCGCTGGTGCGGCTCGACACGGTGTTCCGCGCAACGCCCGGGCTCAGTGTCGGCAATGCCGCGATCCGCAGCGGCGACATCGCCGCCTTGCGTTCGGCTTGCGGCGGCGGCGGCATCGAACAGGTCGCGGTGCATCACCCGCGCGAGCTGCGCCGCCTGCTGCTCGAGTGGGCCGACCAGCTCGCGGCCTTGCTCGACGCCCGCGACGTGCACGCTGGCCACGACGCTGAGCGGGCAGCGGCGACGCTGCAGGCGCTGCAGCAGAGACAATTGCTGTGCGCGCTGCGCGAGTCGGCACAGGGCGTGCTCGCGGTGAATGCGTTGTTGCAGGCGCAACTGGCGCCCCGTTTCGCGCAGGATGCGGGCCCGTGGTTCCCCGGCCGCATCGTCATGGTCACCCGCAACGACGAGGCGCACGGGCTGTTCAACGGCGATGTCGGCGTTGCGCTTCCGGACTGCGACGGCCGACTGCTGGTCTGGTTCGAAGGGCGCGGCGACGAGCCGGCGCGCGCATTCGTGCCGGCGCTGCTGCCGGCGCATGAACCTGCCTTCGCGATCACCATCCACAAGAGCCAGGGTTCCGAGTACGAGCGGGTCGCGGTACTGCTGGCCGCCACGCCGAGCTCGCCGATCCTGTCGCGGCAGCTGCTCTACACCGCGGCCTCGCGCGCCCGGCAGGCCTTGTCGTTGTGGGCCAGCGACGAAGTGCTGGCGGCAGCGCTGGCGCGTCCGGTCGAACGCTCGGGCGGGCTGCAAACAAAATTGCGCGAGGCGCTCGGCAAGAGATCGTGA
- a CDS encoding UvrD-helicase domain-containing protein produces MSTLTDWRELDLDLEHAAHRRILVEASAGTGKTWTISVLYLRLIVEHGLRPGAIVVSTFTDAAAAELRERIRARLQWALRQGGAPTTAPEEAELRAWLIASRASVPLAEAQWRLQRALAELERAPIATLHALCRRILDEQALSAGTALRPGELVADAELRSELLDDLTRWLAHGAGDDEASGLPALARMNPAARAKLLQAAMQPGVVVVGGEVTELLALFEDRDWPTRLREFAATLAMQPRKRALRSRLGELADWLECGAPFADFEGKLKDLADDAYWREQLHPDHLASSLADPAATFAREAGALLRHRDAILCAAGVRRVLPMLEAWREARLAAREQFTFDDLISRVHARATAPRADGEHLADRLHAQWPVSLIDEFQDTDARQWAIFDALHRDPAGASRGLLLLIGDPKQAIYGFRGSDIASYLRAAASTTQRLTLAVNQRASAGLVAATNALYGASASPFAMDDDAIHYLPVRASGRADDKPLLRSDGAAFAPMQLHAPDADPLGTCVELIAHYLVPGRWTLGERALGPGDLAVLLPRHDHIVELRERLARRRIPCVGAGRSDLFASTWADELRVVLHALSQPTDAGALRAALATRLLGEDYASLRACAADDARWRQRVEVLLRWAEAWQRHGVLHAVDRIIAFAAPRLLARIDGERALTDLRHLGELLQTREQRSQGRQQLLSWFAQQCEAPAAGAEAAAKERALRIESDSGRVQLLTLHASKGLEFPVVLLPLMHAQRAAGRDWPQWTDAASGERRIDLGSRHSDAHRALAERESLQERTRLLYVALTRAQHACHLVLPESSATRDERESALHWLLHRVDLAALTADGAQIALHTTRPERAPEPPATTAAARRSVRPGPARRRIEAAYSFSSLMARAAVADRNEAAARDEHLEQALAVADTAAPAEPRLAALSPWRGAELGNAMHAVFEQREIGRPLAEQRVLVQEQLARAGLAVDGARGSALVDAVIERAQATLAADLGGGLRLGDLDARAQRAEMGFQFRIEQLDLLRLRALCEQCGESGLVPAGLGGGALHGFLGGKIDLVLVHGGAVHVLDYKSNHLGDALADYQGEALALAMDAHGYRWQALLYALAVQRYLARRQRGQHAALALGDTIYLFVRALGMAPDAGIWRHRFAPEFLAAVDALFAAAEMEIA; encoded by the coding sequence ATGAGCACGCTGACCGACTGGCGCGAACTCGATCTCGACCTCGAGCACGCGGCGCACCGCCGCATCCTGGTCGAGGCCAGCGCCGGCACCGGCAAGACCTGGACGATCTCGGTGCTGTACCTGCGCCTGATCGTCGAACACGGCTTGCGCCCCGGGGCCATCGTCGTCTCGACCTTTACCGATGCTGCCGCCGCCGAACTGCGCGAACGCATCCGCGCGCGCCTGCAGTGGGCACTGCGCCAGGGTGGGGCGCCGACAACCGCACCGGAGGAGGCCGAGCTGCGCGCCTGGCTGATCGCAAGCCGCGCCAGCGTTCCGCTCGCCGAAGCACAGTGGCGACTGCAACGCGCCCTGGCCGAGCTCGAGCGCGCGCCAATCGCCACCCTGCACGCGCTGTGCCGGCGCATCCTCGATGAGCAGGCGCTGTCTGCCGGCACCGCGTTGCGCCCCGGAGAACTGGTGGCCGACGCAGAACTGCGCTCCGAGTTGCTCGACGATCTGACCCGCTGGCTGGCACACGGCGCCGGCGACGACGAGGCCAGCGGCCTGCCTGCGCTCGCCCGCATGAACCCGGCCGCGCGGGCCAAGTTGCTGCAGGCAGCGATGCAGCCGGGCGTGGTCGTGGTCGGCGGCGAAGTGACCGAGCTGCTGGCCCTGTTCGAGGATCGCGACTGGCCGACACGGTTGCGCGAGTTCGCGGCGACGCTCGCCATGCAACCGAGGAAGCGGGCCCTGCGCTCGCGCCTTGGCGAACTCGCGGACTGGCTCGAATGCGGCGCGCCCTTTGCCGACTTCGAGGGCAAGCTCAAGGACCTCGCGGATGACGCGTACTGGCGCGAACAGCTCCACCCCGACCACCTGGCGAGCTCGCTCGCCGACCCGGCCGCGACCTTCGCGCGGGAAGCCGGCGCGCTGCTGCGGCATCGGGATGCGATCCTCTGCGCCGCCGGCGTGCGTCGCGTGCTGCCGATGCTCGAAGCGTGGCGCGAGGCGCGACTGGCGGCGCGCGAACAGTTCACCTTCGATGATTTGATCAGCCGCGTGCATGCCCGCGCCACCGCGCCGCGCGCGGACGGCGAGCACCTGGCCGATCGCCTGCACGCGCAGTGGCCGGTGAGCCTGATCGACGAGTTCCAGGACACCGACGCGCGCCAGTGGGCGATCTTCGACGCGCTGCATCGCGACCCCGCCGGTGCCAGCCGCGGCCTGCTGCTGCTGATCGGCGATCCGAAGCAGGCGATCTACGGCTTTCGCGGCAGCGACATCGCCAGTTATCTGCGCGCCGCGGCCAGCACCACGCAACGTCTCACGCTCGCGGTGAACCAGCGCGCCAGCGCCGGTCTGGTGGCGGCAACCAACGCGCTCTATGGCGCGAGTGCCTCGCCGTTCGCGATGGACGACGACGCCATCCATTACCTGCCGGTGCGCGCCAGCGGGCGCGCGGACGACAAACCTCTGCTGCGCAGCGACGGCGCCGCGTTCGCGCCGATGCAGCTGCATGCGCCCGACGCCGACCCGCTCGGCACCTGTGTGGAACTGATCGCGCACTACCTGGTGCCGGGTCGCTGGACGCTCGGCGAACGCGCGCTCGGGCCAGGCGACCTGGCGGTGCTGTTGCCGCGCCACGACCACATCGTCGAACTACGCGAGCGCCTGGCGCGCCGGCGCATCCCCTGCGTCGGCGCCGGGCGCAGCGACCTGTTCGCGTCGACCTGGGCGGACGAGTTGCGCGTGGTGCTGCACGCGCTGTCGCAACCGACCGATGCCGGCGCGCTGCGTGCTGCACTGGCAACGCGCCTGCTCGGCGAGGACTACGCCAGCCTGCGCGCCTGCGCTGCCGACGATGCGCGCTGGCGCCAACGCGTCGAAGTGCTGCTGCGCTGGGCCGAGGCCTGGCAGCGCCACGGCGTGCTGCATGCGGTCGATCGCATCATCGCGTTCGCGGCGCCACGGCTGCTCGCACGCATCGACGGCGAGCGTGCGCTCACCGACCTGCGCCATCTCGGCGAACTGCTGCAGACGCGCGAGCAACGCAGCCAGGGTCGCCAGCAGCTGCTGTCCTGGTTTGCACAGCAGTGCGAGGCTCCGGCGGCCGGCGCCGAGGCGGCGGCGAAGGAACGCGCGTTGCGCATCGAGTCCGATTCCGGTCGCGTCCAGCTGCTGACCCTGCACGCCAGCAAGGGCCTGGAGTTTCCGGTGGTGCTGCTGCCGCTGATGCATGCCCAGCGCGCCGCCGGACGCGACTGGCCGCAGTGGACCGATGCCGCCAGCGGCGAGCGCCGCATCGATCTGGGCAGCCGGCACAGCGATGCCCACCGCGCACTCGCCGAACGCGAGTCGCTGCAGGAGCGCACGCGGCTGCTGTATGTGGCGCTCACCCGCGCCCAGCACGCCTGCCACCTGGTCCTGCCGGAATCCTCGGCCACCCGCGACGAACGCGAATCGGCGCTGCACTGGCTGCTGCACCGAGTCGACCTGGCGGCGTTGACCGCCGACGGTGCGCAGATCGCGCTGCATACGACCCGGCCCGAACGCGCGCCGGAGCCACCGGCCACGACCGCCGCTGCGCGGCGCTCGGTGCGGCCCGGCCCGGCGCGACGACGCATCGAGGCGGCCTACAGCTTCTCGTCGCTGATGGCACGCGCGGCGGTGGCCGATCGCAACGAAGCCGCCGCGCGCGATGAGCACCTGGAGCAAGCGCTCGCTGTCGCCGACACCGCGGCTCCGGCCGAACCGCGTCTGGCTGCGTTATCGCCATGGCGCGGCGCCGAGCTCGGCAATGCCATGCACGCCGTGTTCGAGCAACGCGAGATCGGTCGTCCGCTCGCCGAGCAGCGCGTGCTGGTGCAGGAACAACTGGCCCGCGCCGGGCTGGCTGTTGACGGCGCGCGCGGTTCGGCGCTGGTCGATGCCGTGATCGAACGCGCACAGGCGACACTCGCTGCCGACCTCGGCGGTGGCCTGCGCCTCGGCGATCTGGACGCGCGCGCGCAACGAGCCGAGATGGGCTTCCAGTTCCGCATCGAGCAACTCGACCTGCTGCGCCTGCGCGCGCTGTGCGAACAGTGCGGCGAAAGCGGGCTGGTTCCGGCGGGACTCGGTGGCGGTGCGCTGCACGGATTCCTCGGCGGCAAGATCGATCTGGTGCTGGTCCATGGCGGCGCGGTGCATGTGCTCGACTACAAGAGCAACCACCTGGGCGACGCACTCGCCGACTATCAGGGCGAGGCGCTCGCGCTGGCGATGGACGCCCATGGCTATCGCTGGCAGGCGCTGCTGTACGCGCTCGCGGTGCAGCGCTATCTCGCGCGCCGGCAACGCGGCCAGCACGCTGCTTTGGCGCTCGGCGACACGATCTACCTGTTCGTGCGTGCACTCGGGATGGCGCCCGATGCGGGCATCTGGCGGCATCGTTTCGCACCCGAGTTTCTCGCGGCGGTCGATGCGCTGTTCGCGGCTGCCGAGATGGAGATCGCATGA
- the recC gene encoding exodeoxyribonuclease V subunit gamma — protein MQMGSGKADRDGMLRGLRVYRASRLEALLGPLEALLEAWPPDDLLAPQLVLAAHPGIQRWLTRELARRRGAGDVVANLEVQLPGGWLDTEVRARFGGGAATQSPFRREALRWAVLAALAGSDDASLQRYLAGADAHRRFQLADRIAAIYARYLVYRADWLAAWEQGRDGVPTRHFLAPLWRRVRAVLVGEHRGVLLQRLATARHTAAVDVDLAPPLHVFGLSHLPASEFAVLCAEARHRLVCLYFPDPCVEYWAGLGRQQSRLQQLQQLGAGEDAERELQTLGHPLLAAWGRIGQHFGLSLLDHAGTTVADVRAGEDEQDPPDGTGLLAWLQRGIRRLQPELPRPDVVDALADASLRVHGCHTRVRELEVLRDAVLDALVADPQLKPGDIVVMAPDFAAYAPLLPAIFGATGDARAALPYHCADLALRRTHPLFDAFLALLQLPRTRIEAAQVLDLLQCDAIRRALGIDNEGLDALGRWLDDARVAWGLDASARAQLGLPAYPEHSFAWGLARLAAGHVYGDEVPTAVAAQMGLWPVAGVQGVSVAALGALDHLLAAIASWCEAARSGLPASQWCARMEALLADLFATDADDVDATSALAGLHSAIRVLREQFRSSGQDPELAHATVCALVDEALLRVPEQQPFLLGGITFCGMVPQRSIPFAMIAVLGLNEGEFPRGGSDDGLDLMMRHPRIGDRDTRNDDRYLFLETLMAARRRLHLSYHHEGAEDGRARSPAAPLAELMAYLDTRLDGARPWYVAHPLQPFDARYFDGHDPRLASFSREFAAMVATSTESDDRFVAGMQPASALPESTPVPLAQLLRYYRDPAAHLLRDRLRLRLDALEEDRGVAREPLDPKPDPRERLPRRLLLEALAQGASALPQTPPPWLRLSGRLAAGALGLQAYRAAAEQVDLLLQTAAAEPLLARGLPPRQPVAIDLALGTHRVVGSVARVHREAQGWLLFDAFPGKKLAALDFQQRIPVFIEWALLRLAYPQQPLRVRLLTVPDAKEVRRFDEVLSALDSESRREDLSARLSRLIAFWQGAEADPLRYLPKTAWAAATSSDEQVFAAMQEAWTSSSYRTGERDYAPGYAALLARGVDPADPESPETQALAAHANGLRDLLDFDADVAP, from the coding sequence CTGCTCGAAGCCTGGCCGCCGGACGATCTGCTGGCGCCGCAGCTCGTGCTAGCCGCGCATCCCGGCATCCAGCGCTGGCTGACGCGCGAACTGGCGCGACGCCGCGGCGCCGGCGATGTCGTGGCGAATCTGGAGGTGCAATTGCCGGGCGGTTGGCTCGACACGGAAGTGCGCGCGCGATTCGGCGGCGGCGCAGCCACGCAGTCGCCGTTTCGCCGCGAAGCGCTGCGCTGGGCGGTGCTGGCCGCGCTTGCCGGCAGCGACGATGCCAGCCTGCAACGCTATCTCGCAGGCGCCGACGCGCATCGCCGCTTCCAGCTCGCCGACCGCATTGCCGCGATCTATGCGCGCTATCTGGTGTATCGCGCGGACTGGCTGGCCGCGTGGGAGCAGGGTCGCGACGGCGTGCCGACGCGGCACTTCCTCGCACCGCTGTGGCGGCGCGTGCGTGCCGTGCTGGTCGGCGAACATCGCGGCGTCCTGTTGCAGCGACTGGCCACGGCACGGCACACGGCCGCGGTGGACGTCGATCTGGCTCCGCCGCTGCACGTGTTCGGCCTGAGCCACCTGCCCGCAAGCGAGTTCGCGGTGCTGTGCGCGGAGGCGCGCCATCGCCTGGTGTGCCTGTATTTCCCCGATCCCTGCGTCGAGTACTGGGCGGGGCTCGGCCGGCAGCAGTCGCGCCTGCAGCAGCTGCAGCAGCTCGGCGCCGGCGAGGACGCCGAACGCGAACTGCAGACGCTCGGCCATCCGCTGCTCGCGGCCTGGGGTCGTATCGGCCAGCATTTCGGGCTGAGCTTGCTCGACCACGCCGGCACCACCGTCGCCGACGTGCGTGCCGGCGAGGACGAGCAGGACCCGCCCGATGGCACCGGGCTATTGGCCTGGCTGCAGCGGGGGATTCGGCGCCTGCAGCCGGAGCTGCCGCGTCCGGATGTAGTCGATGCGCTGGCCGATGCCAGCCTGCGCGTGCATGGCTGCCACACCCGCGTGCGCGAGCTGGAGGTGCTGCGCGACGCCGTGCTCGATGCGCTCGTGGCCGACCCGCAGCTGAAGCCCGGCGACATCGTGGTGATGGCGCCCGACTTCGCCGCCTACGCTCCGCTGTTGCCGGCGATCTTCGGCGCCACCGGCGATGCCCGCGCCGCGTTGCCGTACCACTGCGCCGATCTCGCGCTGCGCCGCACGCACCCACTGTTCGACGCGTTCCTGGCGCTGCTGCAGTTGCCGCGCACGCGCATCGAGGCGGCGCAGGTGCTGGACCTGCTGCAATGCGACGCGATCCGGCGCGCGCTCGGCATCGACAATGAAGGCCTCGATGCACTGGGCCGCTGGCTCGACGATGCCCGCGTCGCCTGGGGCCTCGATGCGAGCGCGCGTGCGCAGCTCGGCCTGCCCGCGTACCCCGAGCACAGCTTCGCCTGGGGCCTGGCGCGGCTGGCGGCCGGGCATGTCTACGGCGACGAAGTGCCCACGGCGGTCGCGGCACAGATGGGTCTCTGGCCGGTCGCCGGCGTGCAGGGCGTGTCGGTCGCGGCACTCGGCGCGCTCGATCACCTGCTCGCTGCCATCGCCAGCTGGTGCGAGGCCGCACGCAGCGGCCTGCCGGCTTCGCAGTGGTGCGCGCGCATGGAGGCGCTGCTTGCAGACCTGTTCGCCACCGATGCCGACGATGTCGACGCGACCAGCGCGCTGGCCGGCCTGCACAGCGCCATCCGCGTGCTGCGCGAGCAGTTTCGCAGCAGCGGGCAGGACCCGGAACTGGCCCACGCCACGGTTTGCGCGCTGGTCGACGAGGCGCTCTTGCGCGTGCCCGAGCAACAGCCGTTCCTGCTCGGCGGCATCACCTTCTGCGGCATGGTGCCGCAGCGCTCGATCCCGTTCGCGATGATCGCCGTGCTCGGCCTCAACGAGGGCGAGTTCCCGCGCGGCGGCAGCGACGACGGCCTCGATCTGATGATGCGCCATCCCCGCATCGGCGACCGCGACACCCGCAACGACGACCGCTACCTGTTCCTGGAAACGCTGATGGCGGCGCGCCGTCGCCTGCACCTGAGCTACCACCACGAAGGCGCCGAGGACGGGCGTGCGCGCAGCCCGGCGGCACCGCTGGCGGAGCTGATGGCGTATCTGGACACGCGCCTCGATGGTGCGCGACCGTGGTATGTGGCGCACCCGCTGCAGCCGTTCGATGCGCGCTATTTCGACGGCCACGACCCGCGCCTGGCGAGCTTCAGTCGCGAGTTCGCGGCGATGGTGGCCACCAGTACCGAGAGCGACGATCGCTTTGTTGCCGGCATGCAACCAGCGTCCGCACTGCCGGAGTCGACGCCAGTGCCGCTGGCGCAACTGTTGCGCTATTACCGCGATCCGGCCGCACACCTGCTGCGCGATCGTCTGCGCTTGCGCCTCGACGCGCTGGAAGAAGATCGCGGCGTCGCCCGCGAACCGCTCGACCCGAAGCCCGATCCGCGCGAACGCCTGCCGCGGCGGCTGCTGCTCGAAGCGCTGGCGCAGGGCGCGTCGGCGCTGCCGCAGACGCCGCCACCCTGGCTGCGCCTGTCCGGCCGACTGGCGGCCGGCGCGCTTGGACTGCAGGCCTATCGGGCTGCCGCGGAGCAAGTCGATCTGCTGTTGCAGACCGCCGCCGCGGAGCCCTTGCTCGCGCGCGGCCTGCCGCCGCGTCAGCCGGTCGCGATCGATCTGGCACTGGGTACACATCGCGTCGTCGGCAGCGTGGCGCGCGTGCATCGCGAGGCGCAGGGCTGGCTGCTGTTCGACGCGTTTCCGGGCAAGAAGCTCGCTGCGCTCGACTTCCAGCAGCGCATTCCGGTGTTCATCGAGTGGGCGCTGCTGCGGCTGGCCTATCCGCAACAGCCGCTGCGCGTGCGCCTGCTGACCGTGCCCGACGCGAAGGAAGTGCGGCGCTTCGACGAGGTGCTGAGCGCGCTCGACAGCGAGTCGCGACGCGAGGACCTGAGCGCGCGGCTGTCTCGACTGATCGCATTCTGGCAAGGCGCCGAAGCCGACCCGCTGCGCTACCTGCCGAAGACGGCGTGGGCCGCGGCCACCAGCAGCGACGAGCAGGTGTTCGCCGCCATGCAAGAGGCATGGACCTCAAGCTCCTACCGCACCGGCGAGCGCGACTACGCACCCGGCTACGCCGCTCTGCTCGCGCGCGGCGTCGATCCCGCCGACCCGGAAAGCCCCGAGACACAAGCACTGGCGGCACACGCCAACGGGTTGCGCGACCTGCTCGACTTCGATGCGGACGTAGCGCCATGA